Proteins encoded by one window of Martelella endophytica:
- a CDS encoding LacI family DNA-binding transcriptional regulator yields MKGIRQLADHLSISTGTVSRALNGKADVNAETRKRVLEAAEKLGYVPNQAGRSLRQGVTGTVGLILSQDASIGAGSENFFPRVIDGLQQALSRHGLDLVLLLRPRGEKQDEFLRRMVARRIVDALIITSTRVYDPRFPFLTKSGMPFVALGRSETSRPENRWADLDFEGIAERAVTRLFERGHRQIALAGPRPDANLGALFLKGYRRGLDSCGLTFDPDLVFQSDGQEAGGYEIGSRILESKHRPSAIVLNAEMMSIGLYRRLGEAGLTPGKDLAIIAERESPVGRFLSPRLTCFRIDAAALGCSLGEMLLSTLPAFAEQYADVPRQQIWPFDLVEGESDPPLQA; encoded by the coding sequence ATGAAGGGCATCAGGCAGCTTGCTGACCATCTGTCGATCTCCACAGGCACTGTCTCACGGGCTTTGAACGGCAAAGCCGATGTCAACGCCGAGACGCGCAAACGCGTTCTTGAGGCGGCGGAAAAGCTCGGCTACGTGCCGAATCAGGCCGGCCGCAGCCTGCGGCAGGGCGTGACCGGAACCGTTGGTCTTATCCTCAGCCAGGACGCCTCTATCGGTGCTGGCAGCGAAAATTTCTTCCCGCGTGTTATCGATGGTCTTCAGCAGGCGCTTTCCCGTCATGGTCTCGATCTCGTGCTTCTCCTGCGTCCTCGTGGCGAGAAGCAGGACGAGTTCCTGCGGCGGATGGTCGCTCGCCGGATTGTCGACGCACTCATCATCACCTCGACCCGCGTTTACGATCCGCGGTTTCCCTTTCTGACGAAATCGGGCATGCCGTTCGTGGCCCTTGGACGCTCCGAGACCAGCAGGCCGGAGAACCGCTGGGCCGACCTCGATTTCGAGGGTATCGCAGAACGCGCAGTCACGCGGTTGTTCGAGCGCGGCCATCGCCAGATTGCGCTTGCCGGACCGCGTCCGGATGCCAATCTTGGTGCGCTTTTCCTGAAAGGTTATCGCAGGGGACTTGATAGCTGCGGGCTGACTTTCGACCCGGATCTGGTTTTTCAGAGCGACGGTCAGGAGGCGGGCGGCTACGAGATCGGCAGCCGTATCCTTGAAAGCAAGCACAGGCCAAGCGCGATCGTGCTCAACGCGGAGATGATGTCGATCGGGCTTTATCGCCGGTTGGGCGAGGCGGGGCTGACGCCAGGAAAAGACCTCGCCATTATCGCGGAGCGCGAAAGCCCCGTCGGTCGTTTCCTGTCGCCGCGCCTCACATGTTTTCGTATCGACGCAGCGGCGCTCGGGTGCTCCCTCGGGGAGATGCTGCTATCGACCCTGCCGGCGTTTGCGGAACAATATGCAGATGTGCCACGCCAGCAGATCTGGCCGTTCGACCTGGTGGAGGGCGAGAGCGACCCGCCGCTTCAGGCCTGA
- a CDS encoding carbohydrate ABC transporter permease produces the protein MTNQSIRNTILIACALALAVIYLFPLYWMYVTAIKTSSEAFASPPIFIPTHAQWQNFVDVWQSRGMGSYLWNSLYIATLSVIVIAALGSGCAYVLARYRSVWIDVGLFLILMLQVLPSSLMVTPIFVGFSQLGILDYPRLATVLAISAKSMPFFVVLVRATFMSVPMELEEAALVDGNSRMGAFFHIVLPLARNGILVSAILIYMQAFGEFVYSKTFISDAMYQPASVGLNTFMGPNTVEWDKIMAYSSIYVTPILAVFVLLQRKIVSGLTSGALK, from the coding sequence ATGACCAACCAATCCATTCGCAACACCATCCTGATTGCCTGCGCCCTCGCGCTCGCCGTCATCTATCTGTTCCCGCTCTACTGGATGTATGTCACCGCGATCAAAACCTCGTCCGAGGCTTTCGCATCGCCACCGATCTTCATCCCGACCCATGCGCAGTGGCAGAACTTCGTCGATGTCTGGCAGTCGCGCGGCATGGGCAGCTACCTGTGGAACTCATTGTACATCGCGACGCTCTCGGTGATCGTCATCGCGGCTCTCGGCTCGGGCTGCGCCTATGTTCTGGCCCGCTATCGCAGCGTCTGGATCGATGTCGGCCTGTTTCTGATCCTCATGCTGCAGGTTCTGCCGTCATCGCTGATGGTGACGCCGATCTTCGTCGGCTTCTCCCAGCTTGGCATTCTCGACTATCCGCGCCTTGCCACGGTGCTCGCCATCTCGGCAAAGAGCATGCCGTTCTTCGTCGTGCTGGTCCGCGCCACCTTCATGAGCGTTCCGATGGAGCTGGAAGAAGCGGCCCTTGTCGACGGGAATTCCCGTATGGGAGCGTTCTTCCATATCGTTCTGCCTTTGGCGCGCAACGGCATCCTCGTCAGCGCGATCCTCATCTACATGCAGGCCTTCGGTGAGTTCGTCTATTCCAAGACGTTCATCTCCGACGCTATGTACCAGCCTGCCAGCGTCGGACTTAACACCTTCATGGGACCGAACACGGTCGAGTGGGACAAGATCATGGCGTATTCGTCGATCTACGTGACCCCCATTCTCGCCGTCTTTGTTCTTCTGCAGCGCAAGATCGTCTCCGGCCTGACCTCGGGAGCTTTGAAATGA
- the yicI gene encoding alpha-xylosidase, producing the protein MKFSDGNWHVPEYLDLLNPVEVYQARTEGNSIVITAPTWPLAGRGNQINARLLTIRLFSPMEGVIGVRSEHFRGGLDKGPHFELYPDEAFTPEISIGDDYATLTSGNITVRVAMKDRWKLEFLRDGKVISGSDFKAGGHATDKSNGKQTHMFERLNLGVGTKVYGLGERFTDFVKNGQPVEMWNRDGGANTEQAYKNIPFFLTNRGWGVFVNDPGRVEFEIGSEKVSKAQFSVPGEALEYYFIDGPEPKGVLDRYTALTGRPALPARWSFGLWLTTSFTTQYDEATVTSFLDGMAERDIPLHVFHFDCFWMRGLHWCDFEWDPETFPDPEAMLARYKDRGLKICVWINPYIAQESKLFEEGKEHGYLIKRQDGSVWQWDMWQPGQAVVDFTNPDACDWYAGYLKDLVAQGVDCFKTDFGERIPVDVAYHDGTDPETMHNYYTFLYNKVVYEALQESKGKDEAVLFARSATTGGQQFPVHWGGDCYSDYDSMAETLRGGLSLGLSGFGFWSHDIGGFEATASADVYKRWCAFGLLSSHSRLHGSKSYRVPWLYDDEAVDVLRQFTKLKMKLMPTLYSAAVEASKTGLPMMRPMLLEFPEDRACDPLDRQYMLGDKLLVAPVLDASGDVEFYLPKGRWTHILSGEEVEGGCWRNENHGFMSLPFYVRPNSLIAWGAVDDKPDYDYADGTLFALYALEDGKTASATIFADKGEKAQEISVARSGKTLSVSVSDSARPWRLRLQNVPKATADGLSISETAEGIVLEGSGNAEITL; encoded by the coding sequence ATGAAATTCTCCGACGGCAACTGGCACGTCCCCGAATATCTCGACCTGCTGAACCCGGTAGAGGTCTATCAGGCCCGCACCGAAGGCAACAGCATCGTCATCACCGCTCCGACCTGGCCACTCGCCGGTCGCGGCAACCAGATCAACGCCCGCCTTCTGACCATCCGCCTGTTCTCGCCGATGGAAGGTGTCATCGGCGTGCGCAGCGAGCATTTTCGCGGCGGACTGGACAAGGGCCCGCATTTCGAGCTCTACCCGGATGAAGCCTTCACGCCGGAAATTTCCATCGGCGATGACTATGCCACGCTGACGAGTGGCAACATCACCGTCCGGGTCGCGATGAAGGACCGCTGGAAGCTCGAATTCCTGCGCGACGGCAAGGTCATCTCCGGATCGGACTTCAAGGCCGGCGGTCATGCCACCGACAAGTCCAACGGCAAGCAGACCCATATGTTCGAGCGCCTGAATCTCGGCGTCGGCACCAAGGTCTACGGTCTCGGCGAACGCTTCACCGATTTCGTCAAGAACGGCCAGCCGGTCGAGATGTGGAACCGCGACGGCGGTGCCAACACCGAACAGGCCTACAAGAACATCCCCTTCTTCCTGACCAATCGCGGCTGGGGCGTCTTCGTCAACGATCCAGGCCGTGTCGAATTCGAGATCGGCTCGGAAAAGGTTTCCAAGGCGCAGTTCTCTGTTCCGGGAGAAGCGCTCGAATATTACTTCATCGACGGTCCCGAGCCCAAGGGTGTGCTCGACCGCTACACAGCGCTCACCGGCCGCCCTGCCCTGCCGGCACGCTGGTCGTTCGGCCTCTGGCTCACCACCTCGTTCACCACCCAGTATGACGAAGCCACCGTCACCAGCTTCCTCGACGGCATGGCCGAGCGCGACATTCCGCTGCACGTCTTCCACTTCGACTGCTTCTGGATGCGCGGCCTGCACTGGTGCGATTTCGAATGGGACCCGGAAACCTTCCCCGATCCGGAAGCCATGCTTGCCCGCTACAAGGATCGCGGCCTGAAGATCTGCGTCTGGATCAACCCCTATATTGCCCAGGAATCGAAGCTCTTCGAAGAAGGCAAGGAACACGGTTACCTGATCAAGCGCCAGGACGGCTCCGTCTGGCAGTGGGACATGTGGCAGCCGGGCCAGGCCGTCGTCGATTTCACCAATCCGGATGCCTGCGACTGGTATGCCGGTTACCTGAAGGATCTGGTCGCCCAGGGCGTCGATTGCTTCAAGACCGACTTCGGCGAGCGCATTCCGGTGGATGTCGCGTATCACGATGGCACCGACCCGGAAACGATGCATAACTACTACACCTTCCTATACAACAAGGTCGTCTACGAGGCGCTGCAGGAGAGCAAGGGCAAGGACGAGGCTGTGCTTTTCGCCCGCTCCGCCACCACCGGCGGCCAGCAGTTCCCGGTTCACTGGGGCGGCGACTGCTACTCGGATTATGATTCCATGGCCGAGACGCTGCGCGGCGGCCTGTCGCTTGGTCTGTCCGGCTTCGGCTTCTGGAGCCACGACATTGGTGGCTTCGAGGCAACGGCTTCTGCCGACGTCTACAAGCGCTGGTGCGCCTTCGGCCTCTTGTCCAGCCATTCGCGTCTGCACGGTTCGAAATCCTACCGCGTGCCGTGGCTTTATGACGACGAAGCCGTCGATGTGCTGCGCCAGTTCACCAAGCTGAAGATGAAGCTGATGCCGACGCTCTACAGCGCCGCTGTGGAAGCTTCGAAGACAGGCCTGCCGATGATGCGCCCGATGCTGCTGGAGTTCCCCGAGGACCGCGCCTGCGATCCGCTCGACCGCCAGTACATGCTCGGCGACAAGCTGCTCGTCGCGCCCGTGCTCGATGCGTCGGGTGACGTGGAGTTCTACCTGCCGAAGGGCCGCTGGACGCATATCCTCTCCGGCGAAGAGGTCGAGGGCGGTTGCTGGCGGAACGAGAACCACGGCTTCATGAGCCTGCCCTTCTACGTCCGTCCAAACAGCCTGATCGCCTGGGGCGCCGTCGACGACAAGCCGGACTACGACTACGCCGATGGCACGCTCTTCGCGCTCTACGCTCTGGAGGATGGCAAGACGGCGTCCGCCACGATCTTCGCTGACAAGGGCGAAAAGGCGCAGGAGATCTCGGTCGCCCGCAGCGGCAAGACGCTGTCGGTGTCGGTCTCCGACAGCGCCCGCCCCTGGCGTCTGCGCCTGCAGAACGTGCCGAAGGCGACTGCCGACGGCCTCAGCATCTCGGAGACCGCCGAGGGCATCGTGCTCGAAGGTTCGGGCAACGCCGAAATCACACTCTGA
- a CDS encoding carbohydrate ABC transporter permease, whose amino-acid sequence MRNRLSTLWDGRGFDIILIGVPLAFLILISGAAILYNVIMSFQEVDMFSLGSIIRPFAGLENYKRILSDPQTWPIFGNTLIFVLGSIIGQFVLGFGLALFFQQKFPGSTYIRGLFLVSWVMPGLVAGAIWNWLLSGDFGVINYILIQLGVIDTQIFWRSNPDFALWSVIIANIWLGTSFNMILLSVGLSAIPQDLYEAAALDGAGPLRRFFTITLPMMRATIGALLSLGLIFTLQQFDLFASITNGGPNNASNVAQYWAWQLSFNEFDFAGGATVSVLMIVIVVVAAAFYVRSTRGEVRG is encoded by the coding sequence ATGCGAAACCGGCTATCGACTCTCTGGGACGGGCGCGGCTTCGACATCATCCTGATCGGCGTCCCCCTCGCCTTTCTGATCTTGATATCGGGCGCAGCCATTCTCTACAACGTGATCATGAGTTTCCAGGAGGTTGACATGTTCAGCCTCGGCTCGATCATCCGCCCCTTCGCCGGCCTGGAAAATTACAAGCGGATCCTTTCGGACCCACAGACCTGGCCCATTTTCGGCAACACGCTGATCTTTGTTCTCGGCTCCATCATCGGACAATTCGTGCTCGGTTTTGGACTGGCGCTCTTCTTCCAGCAGAAGTTTCCCGGATCGACCTATATCCGTGGTCTCTTCCTTGTTTCCTGGGTCATGCCCGGCCTCGTCGCCGGCGCAATCTGGAACTGGCTGCTGTCGGGTGACTTCGGCGTCATCAACTACATTCTCATCCAGCTTGGCGTGATCGACACACAGATCTTCTGGCGCTCGAACCCCGATTTCGCGCTGTGGAGTGTCATCATCGCCAATATCTGGCTCGGCACCTCGTTCAACATGATCCTGCTTTCGGTCGGCCTGTCCGCCATTCCGCAGGACCTCTATGAGGCTGCTGCACTTGATGGCGCCGGACCGTTGCGCCGTTTCTTCACCATCACACTGCCGATGATGCGCGCGACGATCGGTGCCCTGCTTTCGCTCGGTCTCATCTTCACGCTGCAGCAGTTCGACCTGTTTGCCTCGATCACCAATGGTGGTCCGAACAACGCATCGAACGTCGCCCAGTACTGGGCATGGCAATTGTCCTTCAACGAGTTCGACTTCGCCGGTGGCGCCACCGTTTCCGTGCTGATGATCGTCATCGTTGTCGTAGCGGCCGCATTCTATGTCCGCTCGACCCGCGGGGAGGTACGGGGATGA
- a CDS encoding ABC transporter substrate-binding protein, which translates to MKYLSALVCASAIATITLSAPAFAAPVTINLWAVDRPDQPAPQLVDDFNASQDEIHVEYRQIQFADLMSDVMRAYAVGKAPDIYAVDVPFNAMLASKGALLDLTDMAETSDVIHVDDYYAGPIASATWDGELYGIPKATNTIALFYNEDMFKAAGIDTPPATWDELLEDARKLNDPSKEVYGLAFSAQASEQGTFQFLPWVQMAGGSWDKVNGPGGVEALTFWKQILDEGLASPDTISRSQWNSMSTFITGNAAMAISGPWELDRLSKEADFNWKLALLPVEKEGGPRSSAIGDYNWVVFKSTKHPEEAFKVLEYMASQDKDMYQRFGQLPAEKDIEIPSTGDAEMDQALKVFQEQLQYAQPRGPSAEWPKVSKAIQNALQAALTGDATPQEALDQAQSQIDKLVN; encoded by the coding sequence ATGAAATATCTTAGTGCGCTTGTCTGCGCATCCGCTATCGCCACCATCACGCTGTCGGCCCCCGCCTTTGCAGCCCCTGTGACCATCAACCTTTGGGCTGTTGACCGCCCGGACCAGCCGGCGCCGCAGCTCGTTGACGATTTTAACGCCAGCCAGGACGAAATTCACGTCGAATACCGCCAGATCCAGTTTGCCGATCTGATGAGCGACGTCATGCGCGCCTATGCTGTCGGCAAGGCACCTGACATCTACGCCGTCGACGTGCCGTTCAATGCGATGCTCGCCTCCAAGGGCGCCCTCCTCGACCTGACGGATATGGCAGAAACCTCCGACGTCATCCATGTCGACGACTATTATGCCGGTCCGATCGCTTCGGCCACCTGGGATGGCGAACTCTACGGCATTCCGAAAGCCACCAACACGATCGCGCTTTTCTACAACGAAGACATGTTCAAGGCTGCCGGCATCGATACCCCGCCTGCAACATGGGACGAACTGCTTGAAGACGCCCGCAAGCTGAATGATCCGTCGAAGGAAGTCTACGGCCTCGCCTTCTCCGCACAGGCCAGCGAACAGGGCACGTTCCAGTTCCTCCCCTGGGTGCAGATGGCCGGCGGCAGCTGGGACAAGGTTAACGGCCCGGGCGGCGTTGAAGCGTTGACGTTCTGGAAGCAGATCCTCGATGAAGGTCTCGCCTCCCCGGATACCATTTCGCGCAGCCAGTGGAACTCGATGTCGACCTTCATCACCGGCAACGCCGCCATGGCAATTTCCGGACCGTGGGAGCTCGACCGCCTGTCCAAGGAAGCCGACTTCAACTGGAAGCTTGCCCTTCTGCCAGTCGAGAAAGAAGGCGGCCCGCGTTCTTCGGCCATCGGTGACTACAACTGGGTTGTCTTCAAGTCGACCAAGCACCCGGAAGAAGCCTTCAAGGTTCTCGAATACATGGCCTCGCAGGACAAGGACATGTATCAGCGCTTCGGCCAGCTTCCGGCTGAAAAGGACATCGAGATTCCGTCGACCGGCGATGCCGAGATGGATCAGGCTCTGAAGGTGTTCCAGGAACAGCTCCAGTACGCCCAGCCGCGTGGACCGTCGGCAGAATGGCCGAAGGTTTCCAAGGCCATCCAGAACGCCCTCCAGGCTGCTCTGACCGGCGACGCGACGCCACAGGAAGCCCTCGATCAGGCGCAGTCGCAGATCGACAAGCTCGTCAATTGA
- a CDS encoding NAD(P)-dependent oxidoreductase, translating to MTPIGFIGIGTMGEPMARNLLRAGTPLTVWNRSRQRAAALEQEGALIAENPSDLFAACRTVILMLADEPAVDAVLGRGTPAFESLVADHVIVSMGTFTPGYSKALDADIRAAGGDYVEAPVSGSRKPAETGTLVGMLAGRPETVAAVAPLLSPMLGSHFECGPVPAALTMKLAVNVFLITMVTGLAEGAHFAARQGLDLAQYAAILAAGPMASDVSRIKAEKLKAGDFGRQAGISDVLKNSRLVVDAAHAAGIAAPLMEASLALYAETEALGLGSDDMIAVVKAFERRTDGARPDQA from the coding sequence ATGACACCCATCGGCTTCATCGGCATCGGCACCATGGGGGAGCCGATGGCCAGAAATCTGCTTCGCGCGGGAACACCGCTGACGGTCTGGAACCGCTCGCGTCAGCGCGCCGCTGCGCTGGAGCAGGAAGGCGCGCTCATTGCCGAAAACCCGTCAGACCTGTTTGCGGCCTGCCGGACGGTTATCCTGATGCTTGCGGACGAACCGGCCGTGGACGCGGTGCTCGGCCGCGGCACACCCGCTTTCGAAAGTCTGGTCGCGGATCATGTGATTGTCAGCATGGGGACCTTCACGCCCGGCTATTCGAAGGCGCTCGATGCCGACATCCGGGCCGCCGGCGGGGACTATGTCGAAGCGCCGGTTTCCGGTTCGCGCAAGCCGGCCGAGACCGGCACGCTGGTCGGCATGCTCGCCGGCAGACCGGAGACCGTGGCCGCTGTCGCGCCGCTGCTGTCGCCGATGCTCGGCAGCCATTTCGAATGCGGGCCGGTGCCTGCGGCGCTGACGATGAAGCTTGCCGTCAACGTGTTCCTGATCACCATGGTGACCGGCCTTGCCGAGGGCGCCCACTTTGCCGCACGTCAGGGCCTGGATCTCGCCCAATACGCCGCCATCCTCGCCGCAGGGCCGATGGCAAGCGACGTCTCGCGCATCAAGGCGGAGAAGCTGAAGGCCGGAGATTTCGGGCGACAGGCCGGCATATCGGATGTGCTGAAGAACAGCAGGCTTGTCGTCGATGCCGCGCACGCGGCCGGTATCGCTGCGCCACTGATGGAGGCGAGTCTGGCCCTTTATGCCGAGACCGAGGCGCTGGGGCTAGGCAGTGACGACATGATCGCCGTGGTGAAGGCGTTCGAGAGAAGAACGGACGGCGCCCGGCCCGATCAGGCCTGA
- a CDS encoding ABC transporter ATP-binding protein — protein MTAQIEFNAVEKYYGRYHALKNINLSIEKGSFVALVGPSGCGKSTLLRTLAGLEKISSGEVNIAGQRMNDAPPRKRDIAMVFQSYALYPHMTVEENLTYSLRTHGMKKKDAQAKAREVAETTGLSQLLARYPRELSGGQRQRVAMSRAIIRDPKAFLFDEPLSNLDAALRVHMRKEIRTLHDRLNATSVYVTHDQIEAMTMADRVVLMRAGIIEQEGAPLELYDRPVNRFVAGFIGSPAMNFIPAVVGEDGHSLKLEIADGKTIPYEGKLEPGKPVEVGMRPEHLTLVSDAEAQFHLPLRISEETGATTYLFTDSEPEVAVVINDRATIANGTLMPLRIDPARLHIFDRETGARL, from the coding sequence ATGACAGCCCAGATCGAATTCAACGCGGTTGAGAAGTATTACGGCCGCTACCACGCCCTGAAGAACATCAATCTCAGCATCGAGAAGGGTTCCTTCGTCGCTCTCGTCGGCCCATCGGGCTGCGGTAAGTCCACGCTTCTGCGCACGCTTGCCGGCCTCGAGAAGATCTCCAGCGGCGAGGTCAATATCGCTGGCCAGCGCATGAACGATGCGCCGCCGAGGAAGCGCGACATCGCCATGGTGTTCCAGTCCTATGCGCTCTATCCGCATATGACAGTCGAGGAAAACCTCACCTACTCGCTGCGCACCCACGGCATGAAGAAGAAGGACGCCCAGGCAAAGGCCCGCGAAGTGGCCGAAACCACCGGGCTCTCCCAGCTTCTTGCGCGCTATCCCCGCGAACTTTCCGGCGGTCAGCGTCAGCGTGTGGCGATGAGCCGTGCCATCATCCGCGATCCGAAGGCGTTTCTGTTCGACGAGCCGCTGTCGAACCTCGATGCGGCATTGCGTGTCCATATGCGCAAGGAAATCCGCACGCTGCACGACCGGCTGAACGCGACCTCTGTCTATGTCACCCATGACCAGATCGAGGCGATGACAATGGCCGACCGTGTCGTTCTGATGCGCGCCGGCATCATCGAGCAGGAAGGCGCTCCGCTTGAGCTCTACGACCGTCCGGTCAATCGCTTTGTGGCTGGGTTTATCGGTTCGCCTGCAATGAACTTCATTCCCGCTGTCGTCGGCGAAGACGGTCATTCTCTGAAGCTCGAGATCGCCGACGGCAAGACGATCCCGTATGAAGGAAAGCTTGAACCCGGCAAGCCGGTGGAAGTTGGCATGCGGCCGGAACATCTGACGCTGGTTTCCGATGCCGAGGCACAGTTCCACCTGCCACTCAGGATTTCCGAGGAGACCGGGGCAACGACCTACCTGTTTACGGACAGCGAGCCGGAGGTTGCCGTCGTCATCAATGACCGCGCGACGATCGCAAACGGCACGCTGATGCCGCTCAGGATCGATCCCGCCCGGCTCCACATCTTCGACCGCGAAACCGGCGCACGGCTCTGA
- a CDS encoding FMN-binding glutamate synthase family protein → MWDALMRCIIPIVAAIVTVIAIAAGWFWPLLITVPTLAIAVYDWFQSSWTITRNFPVAGRIRWMALALRPFIRAYAVEDDTHGTPYSYAARQLIRARAHGLSDTIPFGTELELYEDPHHWICHSMAPEAEPDLSPRVTVGNEQCSKPYSASILNISAMSFGALSANAVRAMNIGAREGGFYQDTGEGGLSRYHLENGGDVVWELGSGYFGARDKDGHFDPEMFRDKTANDAVKMTEIKVSQGAKPGHGGMLPGPKVTPEIAEVRGVRVYENCLSPRGHSSFSTPAQMLEFAAQMRDLSGGKPVGIKFCVGQPHEPFALVKAMLTTGIYPDFIVIDGAEGGTGAAPLELADWVGMPLWDGLVLMRNALVGAGVKKHVRLAASGKVFSGMGIAHNLALGADWCNAARAFMMSVGCIQAQRCHTGTCPTGVTTQDKWRQRALVPEEQGLHAARFHKKTLEALADIVAACGFKHPSDLQPHHIMHRIGSHDAIPLDKLHTFLPEGILLDEPDSTMFADWWRAASSDSFRPVEDLVKLRARAS, encoded by the coding sequence ATGTGGGATGCTCTCATGCGGTGCATCATTCCGATCGTCGCCGCTATCGTCACCGTCATCGCCATCGCAGCGGGGTGGTTCTGGCCGCTGCTGATCACCGTGCCGACGCTGGCGATCGCCGTCTATGACTGGTTCCAGTCATCCTGGACGATCACCCGCAATTTCCCGGTCGCCGGTCGTATCCGCTGGATGGCACTGGCGTTGAGGCCGTTCATCCGCGCCTACGCGGTGGAGGACGACACCCACGGCACGCCCTATTCCTATGCCGCGCGTCAGCTGATCAGGGCCCGTGCGCATGGCCTGTCCGATACCATTCCCTTCGGCACGGAGCTCGAACTCTACGAGGACCCGCATCACTGGATCTGTCACAGCATGGCGCCGGAGGCCGAACCCGACCTGTCGCCGCGGGTGACGGTCGGCAACGAACAATGTTCGAAGCCTTACTCCGCCTCGATCCTGAACATCTCGGCCATGAGCTTCGGGGCGCTTTCCGCCAATGCCGTCAGGGCGATGAATATCGGCGCACGCGAAGGTGGTTTCTATCAGGACACGGGCGAGGGCGGTCTCAGCCGCTATCACCTCGAAAACGGTGGCGATGTGGTCTGGGAGCTCGGCTCCGGCTATTTCGGCGCCCGCGACAAGGATGGCCACTTCGATCCTGAGATGTTTCGCGACAAGACCGCCAATGATGCGGTCAAGATGACGGAGATCAAGGTGAGCCAGGGCGCCAAGCCCGGCCATGGCGGCATGCTGCCCGGCCCCAAGGTGACCCCGGAGATCGCCGAGGTGCGCGGCGTGCGCGTCTACGAGAACTGTCTGTCGCCGCGCGGCCATTCGTCGTTCTCGACGCCCGCGCAGATGCTGGAATTTGCGGCGCAGATGCGCGATCTTTCCGGCGGAAAGCCGGTCGGCATCAAGTTCTGTGTCGGCCAGCCGCATGAGCCCTTTGCGCTGGTGAAAGCGATGCTGACGACCGGCATCTATCCCGATTTCATCGTCATTGACGGCGCGGAAGGCGGCACGGGTGCCGCACCGCTCGAACTCGCCGACTGGGTCGGCATGCCGCTCTGGGATGGTCTCGTGCTGATGCGCAACGCCCTTGTCGGCGCCGGCGTCAAGAAGCATGTGCGGCTTGCCGCCAGCGGCAAGGTTTTTTCGGGCATGGGCATCGCCCACAACCTGGCGCTCGGCGCCGACTGGTGCAATGCCGCCCGCGCCTTCATGATGTCGGTGGGCTGCATTCAGGCGCAGCGCTGCCATACCGGCACCTGTCCCACCGGCGTCACCACCCAGGACAAGTGGCGCCAACGGGCGCTGGTGCCGGAAGAGCAGGGCCTGCATGCCGCCCGCTTCCACAAGAAGACGCTGGAAGCGCTGGCCGATATCGTCGCGGCCTGCGGTTTCAAGCATCCGAGCGACCTGCAGCCGCACCACATCATGCACCGGATCGGCTCGCACGATGCCATTCCGCTCGACAAGCTGCACACCTTTCTGCCCGAGGGTATTCTGCTCGATGAGCCCGATTCGACGATGTTTGCAGACTGGTGGCGGGCGGCAAGTTCCGACAGTTTCAGGCCTGTCGAAGACCTCGTGAAGCTGCGCGCGCGCGCAAGCTGA